The proteins below come from a single Papaver somniferum cultivar HN1 chromosome 11, ASM357369v1, whole genome shotgun sequence genomic window:
- the LOC113324463 gene encoding uncharacterized protein LOC113324463 — MTSDLPLLPDSVPYEQVEIDVFPKSCFVCELYVDDVIIETGVILSSSSPRSIASQAEIEGKLELWRQTLEAKGFRLSRTKTEYLKCDFDETGTEDGELLLDGQIVPRKESFRYLGSMIQSDGDIKEDIRHKSQEGWAKWRLATGVLCDRKVPVKLKGKFYRTTIRPALLYGAECWETRSSHLMALNVTEMRMLRWACGHARRDKIRNDCVRGKLGVAPMKDILSQHRLRWLRHIQRRSPDAPVRVGRITQMEGRMKRPGRPKLTWDELIKKDLNDRGLERELMLDRSAWKAAIHVKEVSTRDT, encoded by the exons ATGACTTCTGATCTTCCATTGTTACCAGACTCCGTTCCGTATGAACAAGTAGAAATTGATGTG TTTCCTAAATCATGCTTTGTATGTGAACTCTAtgtggatgatgttattattGAGACTGGAGTCATCCTATCATCGTCTTCTCCAAGGAGTATAGCGAGTCAG GCAGAGATAGAAGGTAAGCTTGAGTTGTGGCGCCAGACCCTGGAAGCGAAGGGCTTCAGACTCAGTAGAACAAAGACCGAGTATCTGAAGTGTGATTTTGACGAAACCGGCACGGAGGATGGAGAACTGTTACTAGACGGACAAATTGTACCAAGGAAAGAATCCTTTCGATATCTGGGATCTATGATCCAGAGTGATGGGGACATAAAGGAGGACATTAGACACAAATCCCAGGAAGGATGGGCTAAATGGAGACTGGCGACTGGAGTCCTTTGCGATCGTAAGGTCCCAGTTAAACTGAAAGGAAAATTCTACAGGACAACAATCAGGCCTGCGCTGCTGTATGGAGCGGAATGCTGGGAAACTAGAAGCTCGCACCTCATGGCGCTCAATGTGACAGAAATGAGGATGCTAAGGTGGGCATGTGGACACGCAAGGCGCGATAAAATCAGAAATGATTGTGTCCGTGGGAAACTTGGGGTAGCACCTATGAAGGATATACTGTCACAACATCGGTTACGCTGGCTCAGGCATATCCAACGAAGATCACCGGACGCCCCAGTTCGGGTAGGACGCATTACACAGATGGAAGGTAGAATGAAGCGTCCGGGACGACCAAAACTCACATGGGATGAACTGATTAAAAAGGACCTGAATGACCGAGGCTTGGAGAGAGAGCTGATGCTCGACAGAAGTGCGTGGAAAGCAGCCATCCACGTGAAGGAGGTATCTACCCGAGATACGTGA